One Bufo gargarizans isolate SCDJY-AF-19 chromosome 3, ASM1485885v1, whole genome shotgun sequence DNA segment encodes these proteins:
- the TRARG1 gene encoding trafficking regulator of GLUT4 1, translating into MAINTDDQYEKTLSGSGNPVPADDHETEKLLTSASEAKEENGMKKSFSVTMSSEKSIGDLDQNGHNLPYKSVSAGQLESSPLSPSRGSLARASSTATTTAQEQNRPTDYLVLAIFSCFCPVWPVNIVALVFSIMVSSMVPDGNFIVACHLAL; encoded by the coding sequence ATGGCCATTAACACAGATGACCAGTATGAGAAGACACTGAGCGGATCAGGTAACCCTGTACCTGCGGATGACCATGAAACTGAGAAACTCCTCACATCTGCCTCTGAGGCAAAAGAAGAGAATGGGATGAAGAAGTCTTTCTCAGTTACCATGTCCAGCGAAAAGTCTATAGGAGACCTGGACCAAAATGGGCACAACCTGCCCTACAAGTCAGTCTCTGCAGGACAATTGGAGTCTTCTCCCCTCTCGCCTTCCAGAGGCAGCCTGGCCAGGGCTTCTTCTACAGCCACCACCACCGCCCAGGAGCAGAACAGGCCCACAGACTATCTGGTCTTGGCCATCTTTTCCTGTTTTTGTCCTGTTTGGCCAGTCAACATAGTGGCTCTGGTCTTCTCCATCATGGTGAGTAGTATGGTCCCAGATGGGAATTTTATAGTGGCATGTCACCTCGCTTTGTGA